In Aspergillus fumigatus Af293 chromosome 4, whole genome shotgun sequence, one genomic interval encodes:
- a CDS encoding putative short chain dehydrogenase: MSYANKTALIIGGSHGIGLATAQLLHSHGAKVLVTGRSPDPIRSAQAQLGPAAKVLPCDITSVASIDALVKTASSFFGNGRTIDLLFINAGYAALEPFADVSEASFRRTVDTNVFGAYFAAQKLAPMVAPGGAIVFATSVANQMGIPGMSVYSASKAAVHSLVQTLAAELVGVQVRVNAVSPGFVRTPTMGVVGASREELVEFERQGVKSTPMGRTAEPEKVARAVAFLGFEATFTTGEQVVIDGGLATLRLH; the protein is encoded by the coding sequence ATGTCCTACGCAAACAAAACAGCCCTCATCATTGGCGGCAGCCACGGCATCGGCCTCGCAACCGCCCAGCTCCTCCACTCCCACGGCGCCAAAGTCCTCGTCACGGGCCGCAGCCCGGACCCCATCCGCTCCGCGCAAGCCCAGCTCGGCCCCGCCGCCAAAGTCCTCCCCTGCGACATCACCTCGGTAGCATCCATCGACGCCCTCGTCAAGACAGCCTCGTCCTTCTTCGGGAATGGCCGCACAATCgatctcctcttcatcaacgCGGGCTACGCCGCGCTGGAGCCCTTCGCAGACGTCTCGGAGGCTTCCTTCCGCCGCACCGTCGACACAAACGTCTTCGGGGCGTACTTCGCCGCGCAGAAACTCGCGCCGATGGTCGCACCCGGCGGGGCGATTGTCTTTGCCACCTCTGTAGCGAATCAGATGGGCATCCCGGGGATGAGCGTGTACTCGGCGTCCAAGGCGGCGGTGCATTCGTTGGTGCAGACGCTGGCGGCGGAGTTGGTGGGTGTGCAGGTGCGTGTGAATGCTGTGTCGCCGGGCTTCGTGAGGACGCCTACGATGGGGGTGGTGGGGGCGTCGAGGGAGGAGTTGGTGGAGTTTGAGAGGCAGGGGGTGAAGAGTACGCCGATGGGGAGGACTGCAGAGCCGGAAAAGGTGGCTCGGGCGGTGGCGTTTCTGGGGTTCGAGGCGACCTTCACGACGGGGGAGCAAGTTGTTATTGATGGGGGGTTGGCTACGTTGCGGTTGCATTAA
- a CDS encoding putative ABC multidrug transporter — MDTPSSGTIDLEHGEAGLRKRLTLTFRSVSVHVTAPDAALGDTLLSVADPRQFLGFLKGSRPKRTILKDVSGQVKPGEMLLVLGRPGSGCTSLLRVLSNDRESFDEVIGETRYGSMDHVAARRFRQQIMFNNEDDVHFPTLTVNRTMKFALRNKVPRERPDGQGSKEFVQEQRDNILSALGIRHTTKTLVGNEFIRGVSGGERKRVSLAEVIAGQSPIQVWDNPTRGLDSKTAVEFARLLRREADMNQKTMVATMYQAGNGIYNEFDQVLVLADGRVTYYGPRQLAKSYFEDMGFVCPKGANVADFLTSVTVLTERIVRPGMEDKVPSTAEEFEARYRQSDIHQKAMEGFDPPEKLTHEVDELTAAVASEKRKRHLPRSPSVYTTSLWEQIQACTIRQFQIMAGDRLSLIIKVVSAILQALVCGSLFYNLKDDSSSIFLRPGALFFPVLYFLLESMSETTASFMGRPILSRQKRFGFYRPTAFCIANAITDIPVVLVQVSCFCIILYFMAALQMDAGRFFTYWIIVIANTLCFMQMFRAVGALCKRFGNASKITGLLSTIFFVYGGYLIPYEKMHVWFRWIFYLNPGAYAFEALMANEFVGKSLQCVQPDYIPYGSGYPGSESPYRGCSIPGSEGDVILGAAYIRAQYNYSWHHIWRSFGVIIGFWVFFIVLTALGLELLNSQGGSSVLLYKRGSQKTRSEDTTTPVQEAARASHAKQSTFTWHDLDYHVPYQGQKKQLLDKVFGFVKPGNLVALMGCSGAGKTTLLDVLAQRKDSGEIYGSILIDGRPQGISFQRTTGYCEQMDVHEPTATVREALVFSALLRQPAHVPREEKLAYVDHIIDLLELRDISDALIGVPGAGLSIEQRKRVTLGVELVAKPTLLFLDEPTSGLDGQSAYNIIRFLRKLVDGGQAVLCTIHQPSAVLFEAFDSLLLLARGGKMAYFGETGKDSQTVLDYFARHGAPCPPDENPAEHIVEVIQGNTDKPIDWVQVWNESEEKQRALAQLQTLNARGKADADYVEDTADYATSKWFQFTMVTKRLMVQLWRSPDYVWNKVILHVFAALFSGFTFWKIGDGAFDLQLRLFAIFNFIFVAPGCINQMQPFFLHNRDIFEAREKKSKIYHWLAFIGAQTVSEIPYLILCATLYFACWYFTAGFPTTASISGHMYLQMIFYEFLYTSIGQGIAAYAPNEYFAAVMNPVLIGAGLVSFCGVVVPFSQMQPFWRDWLYYLDPFTYLVGGLLGEVLWDVEVRCDPSELVRFRAPLGQTCGEYMAAFLAEKPGYLVDGNATACEFCQYSTGADYARTFNLKERYYSWRDTGITALFCVSSYAMVFLMMKLRSKKTKSARSE, encoded by the exons ATGGACACGCCCTCATCCGGCACGATTGACCTCGAGCACGGCGAGGCAGGCCTACGGAAGCGACTAACCCTCACGTTCCGGAGTGTCAGTGTCCATGTTACAGCGCCGGATGCCGCCTTGGGGGATACGCTGCTCTCCGTGGCGGATCCGCGGCAGttccttggcttcttgaAAGGGAGTCGGCCAAAGAGG ACCATCCTGAAAGATGTCAGCGGGCAGGTCAAGCCAGGCGAGATG TTACTGGTCCTCGGTCGGCCCGGATCAGGGTGTACCTCGCTTCTGCGCGTGCTTTCCAACGACCGCGAATCCTTCGACGAAGTCATCGGCGAAACCCGATACGGCAGTATGGACCATGTTGCTGCGAGACGCTTCCGCCAGCAGATCATGTTCAACAATGAGGATGACGTGCATTTCCCCACGCTGACGGTCAACCGCACCATGAAGTTCGCCCTGCGAAATAAGGTGCCCCGGGAACGGCCAGATGGACAAGGATCGAAGGAGTTTGTGCAGGAGCAGCGGGATAACATCCTCTCAGCGCTGGGAATCAGGCACACGACAAAGACACTGGTGGGAAATGAGTTTATCCGCGGTGTCTCTGGTGGTGAACGAAAGCGGGTGTCTCTCGCCGAAGTGATTGCCGGACAGAGCCCGATACAAGTCTGGGATAACCCGACCAGGGGCCTTGACTCCAAGACGGCAGTTGAGTTTGCTCGTCTGCTGCGCCGGGAGGCGGATATGAACCAGAAGACGATGGTTGCTACTATGTACCAGGCTGGCAATGGCATCTACAATGAATTCGACCAGGTACTGGTGCTGGCAGATGGACGGGTGACCTACTACGGACCGCGCCAGCTGGCAAAGAGCTACTTTGAGGATATGGGCTTTGTCTGTCCGAAGGGAGCCAACGTTGCTGATTTTCTGACCTCCGTGACGGTGCTCACTGAGCGCATTGTACGGCCCGGGATGGAGGACAAGGTTCCCAGCACCGCCGAGGAATTCGAGGCCCGCTACCGCCAGAGCGACATCCACCAGAAAGCAATGGAAGGATTCGACCCACCGGAGAAACTCACCCACGAGGTGGACGAGCTGACGGCGGCTGTGGCCAGCGAGAAACGCAAGCGGCATCTGCCTCGCAGCCCAAGTGTGTACACTACGAGTCTGTGGGAGCAGATACAGGCGTGCACCATCCGCCAGTTCCAGATCATGGCTGGGGATCGACTGTCTCTCATCATTAAGGTGGTATCAGCTATCCTGCAGGCCCTGGTATGCGGAAGTCTATTCTACAACCTCAAAGACGACAGCTCGTCCATCTTCCTGCGCCCCGgcgccctcttcttcccagtTCTCTACTTCCTTCTCGAGTCCATGTCCGAAACGACGGCCTCGTTCATGGGCCGGCCCATTCTCTCGCGCCAGAAGCGGTTCGGATTCTACCGGCCAACGGCATTCTGCATCGCCAACGCCATCACCGATATCCCCGTGGTGCTGGTGCAGGTCTCTtgcttctgcatcatcctATACTTCATGGCGGCGCTACAGATGGACGCCGGTCGATTCTTCACCTATtggatcatcgtcatcgccaacaCTCTCTGTTTCATGCAGATGTTCCGCGCGGTAGGCGCCCTCTGCAAGCGATTCGGCAATGCATCCAAGATCACCGGGCTGCTGTCGACCATTTTCTTCGTCTACGGGG GCTACCTCATCCCATACGAGAAAATGCACGTCTGGTTCCGCTGGATCTTCTATCTCAACCCTGGCGCGTACGCCTTCGAGGCCCTCATGGCCAACGAGTTCGTGGGCAAATCGCTTCAGTGCGTGCAGCCGGACTATATTCCCTATGGATCTGGATATCCCGGCTCGGAATCGCCGTACCGGGGGTGCTCAATCCCCGGTAGCGAGGGCGATGTGATACTCGGGGCGGCGTATATCCGCGCGCAGTATAATTACTCATGGCATCATATCTGGCGGAGCTTCGGGGTTATCATCGGCTTCTGGGTGTTCTTCATCGTTCTGACGGCGTTAGGGCTTGAGTTGCTCAATAGCCAGGGCGGATCGTCTGTCCTGCTGTACAAGCGGGGGAGCCAGAAGACAAGATCGGAAGACACCACGACCCCAGTGCAAGAGGCCGCGCGGGCGTCGCATGCCAAGCAGTCGACCTTCACCTGGCATGACCTCGACTACCACGTCCCCTACCAAGGACAGAAGAAACAGCTCCTGGATAAGGTGTTTGGGTTCGTGAAGCCCGGGAACCTGGTTGCGCTGATGGGGTGCTCTGGCGCAGGAAAGACGAC GCTTCTGGATGTGCTGGCCCAACGCAAGGACAGCGGCGAGATCTACGGCTCGATTCTGATTGACGGCCGGCCGCAGGGCATTAGTTTCCAGCGGACCACGGGATACTGCGAGCAGATGGACGTGCATGAGCCGACGGCCACGGTCCGGGAGGCACTGGTCTTTTCGGCGCTGCTGCGCCAGCCGGCTCATGTTCCGCGCGAGGAGAAACTGGCGTATGTGGATCACATCATTGATCTCTTGGAGCTGCGCGATATCAGCGACGCATTGATTGGAG TTCCTGGCGCCGGGTTGAGCATCGAACAGCGGAAGCGAGTCACGCTTGGGGTGGAACTCGTCGCCAAGCCTACTCTTCT CTTTCTGGATGAACCTACCAGTGGCCTGGACGGGCAGTCCGCGTACAACATCATTCGCTTCCTGAGGAAGCTCGTCGACGGCGGCCAGGCGGTGCTGTGCACGATCCACCAGCCCTCGGCCGTTCTCTTCGAGGCCTTCgactcgctgctgctgctcgcgCGCGGCGGAAAGATGGCGTACTTTGGCGAAACGGGCAAAGACTCGCAGACCGTGCTGGACTACTTCGCTCGCCATGGAGCCCCATGTCCTCCGGACGAGAATCCCGCAGAGCATATCGTCGAGGTGATTCAAGGCAACACTGACAAGCCCATCGACTGGGTGCAAGTGTGGAACGAGTCCGAGGAGAAACAGCGCGCGCTGGCCCAGTTGCAGACCCTCAACGCCCGGGGCAAAGCCGACGCGGACTACGTCGAAGACACAGCCGACTACGCGACGTCAAAATGGTTCCAGTTCACCATGGTGACGAAGCGGCTCATGGTCCAGCTGTGGCGGTCGCCAGACTACGTGTGGAATAAGGTCATTCTGCATGTGTTTGCGGCGCTGTTCAGCGGGTTCACCTTCTGGAAGATCGGCGACGGCGCGTTCGACCTGCAGCTGCGGCTGTTTGCCATTTTCAATTTCATTTTCGTGGCGCCAGGGTGCATCAACCAGATGCAGCCGTTCTTCCTGCATAACCGAGATATCTTTGAAgcgagagaaaagaag TCCAAAATCTACCACTGGCTCGCCTTCATCGGCGCGCAGACTGTCTCCGAAATCCCCTACCTCATTCTCTGCGCCACCCTCTACTTCGCCTGTTGGTACTTCACCGCGGGATTCCCTACCACGGCCAGCATCTCAGGACACATGTATCTGCAGATGATCTTCTACGAGTTCCTGTACACATCGATCGGACAGGGGATCGCGGCGTACGCGCCCAACGAGTACTTCGCGGCGGTGATGAACCCCGTGCTGATCGGCGCGGGGCTGGTCAGCTTCTGCGGCGTGGTGGTGCCCTTTTCGCAGATGCAGCCGTTCTGGCGCGACTGGCTGTACTACCTCGATCCGTTCACGTACCTGGTTGGCGGGCTGCTGGGTGAGGTCCTCTGGGATGTGGAGGTGCGCTGTGACCCGTCTGAGCTGGTGCGATTTCGTGCGCCGCTGGGACAGACGTGTGGGGAGTACATGGCTGCGTTCCTGGCTGAGAAGCCGGGATATCTGGTTGATGGGAATGCAACGGCTTGTGAGTTCTGTCAGTATTCGACTGGGGCGGACTATGCGCGGACGTTTAACCTGAAGGAGCGGTATTACTCTTGGAGAGAT ACCGGGATTACGGCGCTCTTTTGCGTTTCAAGCTATGCGATGGTGTTTCTGATGATGAAGTTGAggagcaagaagaccaagagcGCGAGGTCGGAGTAG